One stretch of Pongo abelii isolate AG06213 chromosome Y, NHGRI_mPonAbe1-v2.0_pri, whole genome shotgun sequence DNA includes these proteins:
- the LOC129053479 gene encoding RNA-binding motif protein, Y chromosome, family 1 member B-like isoform X2, with amino-acid sequence MVEADHPGKLFIGGLNRETNEKMLKSVFGKHGPISEVLLIKDRTSKSRGFAFITFENPADAKNAAKDMNGKSLDGKAIKVEQAKKPSFRSGGRRRPPASSRNRRLSGSLRSARGSSGGTRGWLPSPEGHLDDGGYTPDLKMSYSRGLIPVKRGPSSRSGSPPPKKSAPSAVARSNSWMGNRGPVSRRRENYGVPPCRVTVSSWRNDHMSPRDDGYATKDRNHPGSREIRVYAPPSRGYAYRDYAHSSRDEHSSRGYRNYPSSRETRDYASPSRGYAYRDYGHSSPDEHSSRGYRNHPSSRETRDYAPPSRGYAYRDYGHSSRDEHSSRGYSYRDGYGEARGRDHSEHLSGSSYRDAFQRYGTSHGAPPARGPWISYGGSTCHDYNNTGDRCGRSLESYSRSCGDFYYCDREHVCRQDQRNPPSLGRVLPAPREAYGSSSYVASTVDGGESRSEKGDRSRY; translated from the exons ATGGTAGAAGCAGATCATCCTGGCAAGCTCTTCATTGGTGGCCTCAATAGAGAAACCAATGAGAAGATGCTTAAATCAGTATTTGGGAAGCATGGTCCCATATCAGAAG ttcttttgatAAAGGATCGAACCAGCAAATCCAGAGGCTTTGCATTTATTACTTTTGAGAACCCTGCAGATGCTAAGAATGCTGCCAAAGATATGAATGGAAAG TCTTTGGATGGAAAAGCAATAAAAGTAGAACAAGCCAAGAAACCATCTTTTCGAAGTGGTGGTAGGCGGAGACCACCAGCTTCCTCAAGAAACAGAAGACTTTCAGGAAGTCTGAGATCTGCAAGAGGAAGTAGTGGAGGAACAAGAGGGTGGCTTCCCTCACCTGAAGGACACTTgg ATGATGGTGGATACACCCCTGATCTCAAGATGAGTTATTCTAGGGGACTCATTCCAGTGAAAAGAGGTCCCTCTTCAAGAAGTGGAAGTCCTCCTCCTAAAAAATCTGCTCCTTCTGCTGTGGCAAGAAGCAATAGTTGGATGGGAAACCGAG GTCCTGTATCACGAAGAAGAGAGAATTATGGAGTTCCTCCGTGCAGAGTGACAGTCTCTTCATGGAGAAATGATCATATGTCACCAAGAGATGATGGTTATGCAACTAAGGATAg AAATCATCCAGGTTCTCGAGAAATTAGGGTTTATGCTCCACCATCTAGAGGCTATGCATACCGTGATTATGCTCATTCTAGTCGGGACGAACATTCCTCTAGAGGATATAG AAATTATCCAAGTTCCCGAGAAACTAGGGATTATGCTTCACCATCTAGAGGCTATGCATACCGTGATTATGGTCATTCTAGTCCGGATGAACATTCCTCTAGAGGATATAG AAATCATCCAAGTTCCCGAGAAACTAGGGATTATGCTCCACCATCTAGAGGCTATGCATACCGTGATTATGGTCATTCGAGTCGGGATGAACATTCCTCTAGAGGATATAG ttATCGTGATGGCTACGGCGAGGCCCGTGGTAGAGATCATTCTGAACATCTAAGTGGAAGTTCTTATAGAGATGCATTTCAGAGATATG GGACCTCTCATGGTGCACCACCTGCACGAGGGCCTTGGATATCTTATGGTGGAAGCACCTGCCATGATTATAATAATACAGGAGATAGATGTGGCAGAAGTCTGGAGAGTTACTCAAGGAGCTGTGGTGATTTTTATTATTGTGATCGTGAGCATGTTTGCAGACAAGACCAAAGGAATCCGCCTTCTCTGGGTAGGGTGCTCCCTGCTCCTCGTGAAGCATATGGTAGCTCAAGTTATGTGGCATCTACAGTAGATGGTGGGGAAAGTCGATCTGAAAAAGGAGACCGAAGCAGATATTAA
- the LOC129053479 gene encoding RNA-binding motif protein, Y chromosome, family 1 member F/J-like isoform X1, whose protein sequence is MVEADHPGKLFIGGLNRETNEKMLKSVFGKHGPISEVLLIKDRTSKSRGFAFITFENPADAKNAAKDMNGKSLDGKAIKVEQAKKPSFRSGGRRRPPASSRNRRLSGSLRSARGSSGGTRGWLPSPEGHLDDGGYTPDLKMSYSRGLIPVKRGPSSRSGSPPPKKSAPSAVARSNSWMGNRGPVSRRRENYGVPPCRVTVSSWRNDHMSPRDDGYATKDRNHPGSREIRVYAPPSRGYAYRDYAHSSRDEHSSRGYRNYPSSRETRDYASPSRGYAYRDYGHSSPDEHSSRGYRNHPSSRETRDYAPPSRGYAYRDYGHSSRDEHSSRGYRNHPSSRETRDYAPPPRDYAYCDYAHSSWDEYSSRGYSYRDGYGEARGRDHSEHLSGSSYRDAFQRYGTSHGAPPARGPWISYGGSTCHDYNNTGDRCGRSLESYSRSCGDFYYCDREHVCRQDQRNPPSLGRVLPAPREAYGSSSYVASTVDGGESRSEKGDRSRY, encoded by the exons ATGGTAGAAGCAGATCATCCTGGCAAGCTCTTCATTGGTGGCCTCAATAGAGAAACCAATGAGAAGATGCTTAAATCAGTATTTGGGAAGCATGGTCCCATATCAGAAG ttcttttgatAAAGGATCGAACCAGCAAATCCAGAGGCTTTGCATTTATTACTTTTGAGAACCCTGCAGATGCTAAGAATGCTGCCAAAGATATGAATGGAAAG TCTTTGGATGGAAAAGCAATAAAAGTAGAACAAGCCAAGAAACCATCTTTTCGAAGTGGTGGTAGGCGGAGACCACCAGCTTCCTCAAGAAACAGAAGACTTTCAGGAAGTCTGAGATCTGCAAGAGGAAGTAGTGGAGGAACAAGAGGGTGGCTTCCCTCACCTGAAGGACACTTgg ATGATGGTGGATACACCCCTGATCTCAAGATGAGTTATTCTAGGGGACTCATTCCAGTGAAAAGAGGTCCCTCTTCAAGAAGTGGAAGTCCTCCTCCTAAAAAATCTGCTCCTTCTGCTGTGGCAAGAAGCAATAGTTGGATGGGAAACCGAG GTCCTGTATCACGAAGAAGAGAGAATTATGGAGTTCCTCCGTGCAGAGTGACAGTCTCTTCATGGAGAAATGATCATATGTCACCAAGAGATGATGGTTATGCAACTAAGGATAg AAATCATCCAGGTTCTCGAGAAATTAGGGTTTATGCTCCACCATCTAGAGGCTATGCATACCGTGATTATGCTCATTCTAGTCGGGACGAACATTCCTCTAGAGGATATAG AAATTATCCAAGTTCCCGAGAAACTAGGGATTATGCTTCACCATCTAGAGGCTATGCATACCGTGATTATGGTCATTCTAGTCCGGATGAACATTCCTCTAGAGGATATAG AAATCATCCAAGTTCCCGAGAAACTAGGGATTATGCTCCACCATCTAGAGGCTATGCATACCGTGATTATGGTCATTCGAGTCGGGATGAACATTCCTCTAGAGGATATAG AAATCATCCAAGTTCCCGAGAAACCAGGGATTATGCTCCCCCACCTAGAGACTATGCATACTGTGATTATGCTCATTCTAGTTGGGATGAATATTCCTCTAGAGGATATAG ttATCGTGATGGCTACGGCGAGGCCCGTGGTAGAGATCATTCTGAACATCTAAGTGGAAGTTCTTATAGAGATGCATTTCAGAGATATG GGACCTCTCATGGTGCACCACCTGCACGAGGGCCTTGGATATCTTATGGTGGAAGCACCTGCCATGATTATAATAATACAGGAGATAGATGTGGCAGAAGTCTGGAGAGTTACTCAAGGAGCTGTGGTGATTTTTATTATTGTGATCGTGAGCATGTTTGCAGACAAGACCAAAGGAATCCGCCTTCTCTGGGTAGGGTGCTCCCTGCTCCTCGTGAAGCATATGGTAGCTCAAGTTATGTGGCATCTACAGTAGATGGTGGGGAAAGTCGATCTGAAAAAGGAGACCGAAGCAGATATTAA
- the LOC129053479 gene encoding RNA-binding motif protein, Y chromosome, family 1 member B-like isoform X3: MVEADHPGKLFIGGLNRETNEKMLKSVFGKHGPISEVLLIKDRTSKSRGFAFITFENPADAKNAAKDMNGKSLDGKAIKVEQAKKPSFRSGGRRRPPASSRNRRLSGSLRSARGSSGGTRGWLPSPEGHLDDGGYTPDLKMSYSRGLIPVKRGPSSRSGSPPPKKSAPSAVARSNSWMGNRGPVSRRRENYGVPPCRVTVSSWRNDHMSPRDDGYATKDRNYPSSRETRDYASPSRGYAYRDYGHSSPDEHSSRGYRNHPSSRETRDYAPPSRGYAYRDYGHSSRDEHSSRGYRNHPSSRETRDYAPPPRDYAYCDYAHSSWDEYSSRGYSYRDGYGEARGRDHSEHLSGSSYRDAFQRYGTSHGAPPARGPWISYGGSTCHDYNNTGDRCGRSLESYSRSCGDFYYCDREHVCRQDQRNPPSLGRVLPAPREAYGSSSYVASTVDGGESRSEKGDRSRY, translated from the exons ATGGTAGAAGCAGATCATCCTGGCAAGCTCTTCATTGGTGGCCTCAATAGAGAAACCAATGAGAAGATGCTTAAATCAGTATTTGGGAAGCATGGTCCCATATCAGAAG ttcttttgatAAAGGATCGAACCAGCAAATCCAGAGGCTTTGCATTTATTACTTTTGAGAACCCTGCAGATGCTAAGAATGCTGCCAAAGATATGAATGGAAAG TCTTTGGATGGAAAAGCAATAAAAGTAGAACAAGCCAAGAAACCATCTTTTCGAAGTGGTGGTAGGCGGAGACCACCAGCTTCCTCAAGAAACAGAAGACTTTCAGGAAGTCTGAGATCTGCAAGAGGAAGTAGTGGAGGAACAAGAGGGTGGCTTCCCTCACCTGAAGGACACTTgg ATGATGGTGGATACACCCCTGATCTCAAGATGAGTTATTCTAGGGGACTCATTCCAGTGAAAAGAGGTCCCTCTTCAAGAAGTGGAAGTCCTCCTCCTAAAAAATCTGCTCCTTCTGCTGTGGCAAGAAGCAATAGTTGGATGGGAAACCGAG GTCCTGTATCACGAAGAAGAGAGAATTATGGAGTTCCTCCGTGCAGAGTGACAGTCTCTTCATGGAGAAATGATCATATGTCACCAAGAGATGATGGTTATGCAACTAAGGATAg AAATTATCCAAGTTCCCGAGAAACTAGGGATTATGCTTCACCATCTAGAGGCTATGCATACCGTGATTATGGTCATTCTAGTCCGGATGAACATTCCTCTAGAGGATATAG AAATCATCCAAGTTCCCGAGAAACTAGGGATTATGCTCCACCATCTAGAGGCTATGCATACCGTGATTATGGTCATTCGAGTCGGGATGAACATTCCTCTAGAGGATATAG AAATCATCCAAGTTCCCGAGAAACCAGGGATTATGCTCCCCCACCTAGAGACTATGCATACTGTGATTATGCTCATTCTAGTTGGGATGAATATTCCTCTAGAGGATATAG ttATCGTGATGGCTACGGCGAGGCCCGTGGTAGAGATCATTCTGAACATCTAAGTGGAAGTTCTTATAGAGATGCATTTCAGAGATATG GGACCTCTCATGGTGCACCACCTGCACGAGGGCCTTGGATATCTTATGGTGGAAGCACCTGCCATGATTATAATAATACAGGAGATAGATGTGGCAGAAGTCTGGAGAGTTACTCAAGGAGCTGTGGTGATTTTTATTATTGTGATCGTGAGCATGTTTGCAGACAAGACCAAAGGAATCCGCCTTCTCTGGGTAGGGTGCTCCCTGCTCCTCGTGAAGCATATGGTAGCTCAAGTTATGTGGCATCTACAGTAGATGGTGGGGAAAGTCGATCTGAAAAAGGAGACCGAAGCAGATATTAA
- the LOC129053479 gene encoding RNA-binding motif protein, Y chromosome, family 1 member B-like isoform X4: protein MRRCLNQYLGSMVPYQKDRTSKSRGFAFITFENPADAKNAAKDMNGKSLDGKAIKVEQAKKPSFRSGGRRRPPASSRNRRLSGSLRSARGSSGGTRGWLPSPEGHLDDGGYTPDLKMSYSRGLIPVKRGPSSRSGSPPPKKSAPSAVARSNSWMGNRGPVSRRRENYGVPPCRVTVSSWRNDHMSPRDDGYATKDRNHPGSREIRVYAPPSRGYAYRDYAHSSRDEHSSRGYRNYPSSRETRDYASPSRGYAYRDYGHSSPDEHSSRGYRNHPSSRETRDYAPPSRGYAYRDYGHSSRDEHSSRGYSYRDGYGEARGRDHSEHLSGSSYRDAFQRYGTSHGAPPARGPWISYGGSTCHDYNNTGDRCGRSLESYSRSCGDFYYCDREHVCRQDQRNPPSLGRVLPAPREAYGSSSYVASTVDGGESRSEKGDRSRY, encoded by the exons ATGAGAAGATGCTTAAATCAGTATTTGGGAAGCATGGTCCCATATCAGAAG GATCGAACCAGCAAATCCAGAGGCTTTGCATTTATTACTTTTGAGAACCCTGCAGATGCTAAGAATGCTGCCAAAGATATGAATGGAAAG TCTTTGGATGGAAAAGCAATAAAAGTAGAACAAGCCAAGAAACCATCTTTTCGAAGTGGTGGTAGGCGGAGACCACCAGCTTCCTCAAGAAACAGAAGACTTTCAGGAAGTCTGAGATCTGCAAGAGGAAGTAGTGGAGGAACAAGAGGGTGGCTTCCCTCACCTGAAGGACACTTgg ATGATGGTGGATACACCCCTGATCTCAAGATGAGTTATTCTAGGGGACTCATTCCAGTGAAAAGAGGTCCCTCTTCAAGAAGTGGAAGTCCTCCTCCTAAAAAATCTGCTCCTTCTGCTGTGGCAAGAAGCAATAGTTGGATGGGAAACCGAG GTCCTGTATCACGAAGAAGAGAGAATTATGGAGTTCCTCCGTGCAGAGTGACAGTCTCTTCATGGAGAAATGATCATATGTCACCAAGAGATGATGGTTATGCAACTAAGGATAg AAATCATCCAGGTTCTCGAGAAATTAGGGTTTATGCTCCACCATCTAGAGGCTATGCATACCGTGATTATGCTCATTCTAGTCGGGACGAACATTCCTCTAGAGGATATAG AAATTATCCAAGTTCCCGAGAAACTAGGGATTATGCTTCACCATCTAGAGGCTATGCATACCGTGATTATGGTCATTCTAGTCCGGATGAACATTCCTCTAGAGGATATAG AAATCATCCAAGTTCCCGAGAAACTAGGGATTATGCTCCACCATCTAGAGGCTATGCATACCGTGATTATGGTCATTCGAGTCGGGATGAACATTCCTCTAGAGGATATAG ttATCGTGATGGCTACGGCGAGGCCCGTGGTAGAGATCATTCTGAACATCTAAGTGGAAGTTCTTATAGAGATGCATTTCAGAGATATG GGACCTCTCATGGTGCACCACCTGCACGAGGGCCTTGGATATCTTATGGTGGAAGCACCTGCCATGATTATAATAATACAGGAGATAGATGTGGCAGAAGTCTGGAGAGTTACTCAAGGAGCTGTGGTGATTTTTATTATTGTGATCGTGAGCATGTTTGCAGACAAGACCAAAGGAATCCGCCTTCTCTGGGTAGGGTGCTCCCTGCTCCTCGTGAAGCATATGGTAGCTCAAGTTATGTGGCATCTACAGTAGATGGTGGGGAAAGTCGATCTGAAAAAGGAGACCGAAGCAGATATTAA
- the LOC129053479 gene encoding RNA-binding motif protein, Y chromosome, family 1 member F/J-like isoform X5, with protein MVEADHPGKLFIGGLNRETNEKMLKSVFGKHGPISEVLLIKDRTSKSRGFAFITFENPADAKNAAKDMNGKSLDGKAIKVEQAKKPSFRSGGRRRPPASSRNRRLSGSLRSARGSSGGTRGWLPSPEGHLDDGGYTPDLKMSYSRGLIPVKRGPSSRSGSPPPKKSAPSAVARSNSWMGNRGPVSRRRENYGVPPCRVTVSSWRNDHMSPRDDGYATKDRNHPGSREIRVYAPPSRGYAYRDYAHSSRDEHSSRGYRNYPSSRETRDYASPSRGYAYRDYGHSSPDEHSSRGYRNHPSSRETRDYAPPSRGYAYRDYGHSSRDEHSSRGYRNHPSSRETRDYAPPPRDYAYCDYAHSSWDEYSSRGYSYRDGYGEARGRDHSEHLSGSSYRDAFQRDLSWCTTCTRALDILWWKHLP; from the exons ATGGTAGAAGCAGATCATCCTGGCAAGCTCTTCATTGGTGGCCTCAATAGAGAAACCAATGAGAAGATGCTTAAATCAGTATTTGGGAAGCATGGTCCCATATCAGAAG ttcttttgatAAAGGATCGAACCAGCAAATCCAGAGGCTTTGCATTTATTACTTTTGAGAACCCTGCAGATGCTAAGAATGCTGCCAAAGATATGAATGGAAAG TCTTTGGATGGAAAAGCAATAAAAGTAGAACAAGCCAAGAAACCATCTTTTCGAAGTGGTGGTAGGCGGAGACCACCAGCTTCCTCAAGAAACAGAAGACTTTCAGGAAGTCTGAGATCTGCAAGAGGAAGTAGTGGAGGAACAAGAGGGTGGCTTCCCTCACCTGAAGGACACTTgg ATGATGGTGGATACACCCCTGATCTCAAGATGAGTTATTCTAGGGGACTCATTCCAGTGAAAAGAGGTCCCTCTTCAAGAAGTGGAAGTCCTCCTCCTAAAAAATCTGCTCCTTCTGCTGTGGCAAGAAGCAATAGTTGGATGGGAAACCGAG GTCCTGTATCACGAAGAAGAGAGAATTATGGAGTTCCTCCGTGCAGAGTGACAGTCTCTTCATGGAGAAATGATCATATGTCACCAAGAGATGATGGTTATGCAACTAAGGATAg AAATCATCCAGGTTCTCGAGAAATTAGGGTTTATGCTCCACCATCTAGAGGCTATGCATACCGTGATTATGCTCATTCTAGTCGGGACGAACATTCCTCTAGAGGATATAG AAATTATCCAAGTTCCCGAGAAACTAGGGATTATGCTTCACCATCTAGAGGCTATGCATACCGTGATTATGGTCATTCTAGTCCGGATGAACATTCCTCTAGAGGATATAG AAATCATCCAAGTTCCCGAGAAACTAGGGATTATGCTCCACCATCTAGAGGCTATGCATACCGTGATTATGGTCATTCGAGTCGGGATGAACATTCCTCTAGAGGATATAG AAATCATCCAAGTTCCCGAGAAACCAGGGATTATGCTCCCCCACCTAGAGACTATGCATACTGTGATTATGCTCATTCTAGTTGGGATGAATATTCCTCTAGAGGATATAG ttATCGTGATGGCTACGGCGAGGCCCGTGGTAGAGATCATTCTGAACATCTAAGTGGAAGTTCTTATAGAGATGCATTTCAG AGGGACCTCTCATGGTGCACCACCTGCACGAGGGCCTTGGATATCTTATGGTGGAAGCACCTGCCATGA